GTGCCGCGCCCGAGATGCCGGAAAAGATCAGTGAAACCAGAATGCTGACCTGTGCCACAGCGCCACGGATACGGCCAAAGACCATGCGCACCAGTTCGAACAAATGGGTGGTGACACCGGTGGCGTTCAGCAGGCTGGCCGCAAAGATAAACAGTGGCACCGCCAGCAGGGGTGAGCTGTCGAGCGCATTCAGGCTGCGCTGTGCGACGACCGACACCGGCAGGCCGTGGGTCACGATAACGACGGCCGAGGACAGACCAAGGCATACTGCAATCGGCGCGCCAAGGATCAGCAGCACCAGAAAGATGGAAACGAGGATCAAGCTCATAGGGGCAATCCGTCAGCGTCGCGCGCGTCGCGATAGGGTTCGGTGGGGTCGTGGCCGCGCAGTGCGTCCACCACGCGCAGGATCGCGATCAGGGCCAGCACCAGACAACCGGCAAGGGCAAGGCTGTAATACACCCAGTTGGGCAGACGCATCGCAGGGGTCAGAAACTTGCCCGCGCGCGGCAGAAATTCGGCAAAGCTCCAGATCATCAGACCGGCAAAGGCCAATGTTGCCATATCCGCGACCAACACCAGCCAGCGCCGTGCCGCAGCCCCCAGCAGGTCGGGCACCAGCGACACCGTGACCAGAACCTGACGGCCCGCCAGACAGGGCACGACAAAAAACACCAGTCCGATGCCGCTGAACCGCGCCAGCTCGTCGGCCCAGGGCAGGCCCGCGTCAAAGAAATTTCGTGCGGCAACCTGTAGCACGATCAGACTGGCAATCAGCGCCAGAAGGATCATGCCCAAGACAACGCCGAACCGGGCGAGCCGCGCAAGAAATGCGCGGCCCGTTGTTGTATCCGGCATCAGGAGACAGCCGCGATCTTGGCATAAAGGTCGCCATATTCCGCGCCGAACCGTTCATCCACCAAGGTCTTTACCGAGGTGCGGAAGGCGTCGACGTCCAGCCCGTCTTCGGCACCGATCACTGTCATGCCCAGATCGCGCAGCTGCTGTGTTTCGGACTCTTCGTTGTCAAGAATGGCCCGAGTTGCCTTTTCGCGTGTCTGGTTGGCGGCCTTGCGCACGGCATCTTTGCCGACGTCGTCCAGACCCTGCCACGCATCTTCGTTCATTACGACGACCTCGGCGTTGGACATATGGCCGGTCAGCATCAGGTGCGATTGCACCTCGTACAGTTTGACGTTCAGCACCACGTTGACCGGATTTTCCTGTCCCTGCACCACTCCGGTGGCCAGAGCGGTGGGAACTTCGGACCAGTCGACGGGCACGGCAACGGCGCCCATCCCTTCAACGGCGGTGGTATAGATCGGGAAGGGCACCGCGCGGATTTTGGTGCCCGCAAGGTCGTCGGGCGACATTACTGCCTTGTTGCAGGTCAGGTTCCGGCGGCCAAAGTAGTGGGCATAGATCACCCGCACGTTTGCGGCGGCGATCAGACCTTGGTTCAGCTCTTGCATCACAGGGCTGTCAACGTCCGTCACCGCCATCAGGTGATCCACATCGCGGTACAGATAGGGCGTGTCGAGCGCCGCGAAGGGCTGATAGAGCGACCCCAGCGCACCGGCCGTATTGTGGGAAAACGCGATGGTGCCAAGGGACACAGCCTCGGCCAGTTCCTGAAGCTTGCCAAGCTGGCTGTTGGGAAAGACCTGTACTTCGATGTTGCCGCCCGAGGTCTGGCCAAGCGCTTCGGCGAACCAGTCGGCTTGGGCCCCTGCAACAGACGAGACTTCGTTGTTGTGGCCATAGCGCAGTTGCGTTGCAGCCCATGCCGGACGGACCAGAAAGGGCGCGGCCAATGCACTGGCACCGGCCACCATCACCGTGCGGCGGTTCATCAAATTCGACTTTTGCATCTTTTCTCCTCCCAGAGTTTCTGATGTGTTTTGAGGTGTCGAACAACGGAAGCGTCGAGAGTTCCCCAATAAACACGGTATTGACGCAGGGTAGGGTTTTGGGTCAGCTTTCGTCAAAGAAATTTGGTTGATGGTTTTTGAGGTGCTTCAAATGTGAAATCCCGAACGACCGAGATCCAGCGTCCCCAGCTTGCAGACGTGGCCGACCGCGCGGGCGTGTCGCTTGCGACCGTTGATCGGGTGATCAACCGGCGCAAGGGAGTCAAGGACCGCACGCGCCGTCATATTCTGGACGTTGCCCGTGACATGGGCTTTCTCAGTGCCGAGGATGCGGAACTGTATGGTGCGGTGCGACCGCTGAATGTCACCGTGCTGCTGCCTGCGGGCACCAATCCCTATCTTCGGCTGTTGGGCGCGCGCGTAAAAGGGCGCATCGGCCAGTCTGGCGTTAATGATCCGTTTCTGCGGTGCTTTTTTATCGAGAGTTTCAATGCCGCCGCACTGGTCAAGGCGCTGCACAAGAATGCGGACTGGTCGGACGGGATCATTTTTTTCGCCATCGAACATCCCGAGGTGCGCGATGCCGCCGCCGAAATCGCGGCGTCGGGAACCCGTCTGGTCACGATTGTCTCGGACCTGGGGAACAGCCCTGAGGTCAGCCATTTAGGATTGGACAACAGGGCGGTGGGCCGTACTGCGGGGCTGTTGATTGGACGGCTTGCCAAAACCACGACGGGGTCTGTGGCGCTTGTTGCGGGCTCGCGGCACTATCGGGCACATTCAGAGCGCGAAGCGGGCTTTCTGAGTATTCTGGACGAGATGTTCCCCGATTTGCGGGTTGTGGGGATGCGCGAAGGCCACGATGACGCCGCCGAGAATTACCGGCATGCGCTGGATCTGTTCGAGCAGGTTCCCGATCTTGTCGGAATCTACAACGTGGGCGGATCGTCCGGCGGGATCACCCGCGCCATTTGCGAAAGACAGCGCGAGGAACTGGTGTTCATCGGGCATGGCCTGACGCCAGACACCCGTCGCGCGATGCTGGACGGCACAGTCGATGCCATCTTTGATCTGGACCCTGACACGTTGATCGACAGGGCCATCCAACTTCTGTCCCTGCCGGTCTGTAGGCCCCGACCGCTCAAGCTTGATATCTATTTTCGCGAAAATCTGCCATAGGGTGCGGTGGATGTAGGCGGCTTGGTCCCTTATCAGATGGAGATCGCACCGTGTGAATACCCCTCTCGTGCAATCCGGTGCGGGATGGCCTTGCTTGGGTGCCGGAGATTTGTGCCGAGGTTTCCGGATGCCGGGTTGTAGTCGTGTTCAGGTCAGAGCCCTGTCCAAAAACATTGAAATTCTGGAAAGCGTTCTTGGATCCAAGCAGGTCGCATCCGCGAAGTTTGAAACGATACCGGCACAGTAGATTAACGGGTGTCCTCAGCATTGGTGCGCTATGGCAGTAGGCCACGCATCAGGGGGTCAACCATCGCCCGTGCCAGTTGTCCGCGGCTTTTGATGGTGTCCTTTGCGGTGGGGCGATACCAGAAAATCGACCATTGCAGCCCGCCCAAAAGCACTTTGGCGGTGACTGCGATATCGGTTTTGCGCAGTGATCCGTCCGCGACACCTGCCGCCAGCACTTCTTTGAAATGGGTCTCGAAACGGTCGCGCTCGTCGATCAGGCTTTGTACTGTCTCGCGTTGTGCGGGTGTTGTCTTGCCAAAACGGTGGACCTGCACACCCTGCGCAACTACGTTTTCATAGGTGTGGTATTTCAACAAGGCGTTGGCATGTGCCAGCAGCATAGCCTCAAGGCGGGCGGCGGCTGTGCTCTGGATCTCAAGCGCCGGTGCGAGGGCGCGAAAAAGGTAATCCATGCCCACGCGATGCACATCAAAGAACAGGTCGGTTTTCGAACTGTAGTAGTGATAGATATGGCCCTTGGTGCTGTCGAGACGACGGGCCACGTCATCAATCGAGGTGGCATGGTAGCCGCGCTCCATAAAGCAGTTGGCGGCGCTCTCGATGATTTCGTCTTTGCGCCGCGCCTTGTTGCGCTTGCGCTGGGTGGGGCGCAGTTCCCCCGCATTGCCCAT
This DNA window, taken from Pseudosulfitobacter pseudonitzschiae, encodes the following:
- a CDS encoding TetR/AcrR family transcriptional regulator, with the translated sequence MDKPTMGNAGELRPTQRKRNKARRKDEIIESAANCFMERGYHATSIDDVARRLDSTKGHIYHYYSSKTDLFFDVHRVGMDYLFRALAPALEIQSTAAARLEAMLLAHANALLKYHTYENVVAQGVQVHRFGKTTPAQRETVQSLIDERDRFETHFKEVLAAGVADGSLRKTDIAVTAKVLLGGLQWSIFWYRPTAKDTIKSRGQLARAMVDPLMRGLLP
- a CDS encoding TRAP transporter small permease; this encodes MPDTTTGRAFLARLARFGVVLGMILLALIASLIVLQVAARNFFDAGLPWADELARFSGIGLVFFVVPCLAGRQVLVTVSLVPDLLGAAARRWLVLVADMATLAFAGLMIWSFAEFLPRAGKFLTPAMRLPNWVYYSLALAGCLVLALIAILRVVDALRGHDPTEPYRDARDADGLPL
- a CDS encoding TRAP transporter substrate-binding protein; amino-acid sequence: MQKSNLMNRRTVMVAGASALAAPFLVRPAWAATQLRYGHNNEVSSVAGAQADWFAEALGQTSGGNIEVQVFPNSQLGKLQELAEAVSLGTIAFSHNTAGALGSLYQPFAALDTPYLYRDVDHLMAVTDVDSPVMQELNQGLIAAANVRVIYAHYFGRRNLTCNKAVMSPDDLAGTKIRAVPFPIYTTAVEGMGAVAVPVDWSEVPTALATGVVQGQENPVNVVLNVKLYEVQSHLMLTGHMSNAEVVVMNEDAWQGLDDVGKDAVRKAANQTREKATRAILDNEESETQQLRDLGMTVIGAEDGLDVDAFRTSVKTLVDERFGAEYGDLYAKIAAVS
- a CDS encoding LacI family DNA-binding transcriptional regulator is translated as MKSRTTEIQRPQLADVADRAGVSLATVDRVINRRKGVKDRTRRHILDVARDMGFLSAEDAELYGAVRPLNVTVLLPAGTNPYLRLLGARVKGRIGQSGVNDPFLRCFFIESFNAAALVKALHKNADWSDGIIFFAIEHPEVRDAAAEIAASGTRLVTIVSDLGNSPEVSHLGLDNRAVGRTAGLLIGRLAKTTTGSVALVAGSRHYRAHSEREAGFLSILDEMFPDLRVVGMREGHDDAAENYRHALDLFEQVPDLVGIYNVGGSSGGITRAICERQREELVFIGHGLTPDTRRAMLDGTVDAIFDLDPDTLIDRAIQLLSLPVCRPRPLKLDIYFRENLP